The segment TGCTTATACTGACCCGGTGCAAATAGTCGATCGCACTTCCGATGGCGAGATTAATATGGTGCGTTACGAATATCCAAAACAGCAAGATTATCTGATTCGGGATGTGGTGCCACTGTTAGAAGCCGCGGGGGTGCAGTTAGTTTTGTACGGACATTCGCATTTGTGGAATAGATTTATCAGCTCCAGCGGAATGCACTTTTTAGAGACTTCTAATGTCGGTAACAGTTACGGCGCCTTTGCAGGGAAAAAGCGCCGATTTATACCGCCGGGATATCAAGAAGATTACAGCGCTATTGGAGATCCGAACAATTTGGAACCTGTGGTGCCTACTGTGGCGCCTTTGTTGGGGAAAGATGGGCGGGCGCTGCCGTATATTGACAGCAACGATATTACAGCTTTTAGTGTGTTTGATACGGGGAACGGTACGGTGAGCAGCTATTATTTTGATACGCGGAAACCTGAGTCGGCAGTCGTGAAGTTTGATGAATTTAAGTTGAAAAATTCATGATAGCAAGTTCGCATTCTACCTTCCCACAACCAAATCTGTAATTAATGGCAAATGATCCGAACCGATATTGCTACCAGTATGAATCTTGAGTACACCAATTTCTTTGCTGACTAGAAGGTGATCGATGGGAATGTACAGCAGCGGCATAAAAGTCGGCCAAGTCGGTAAAAGGCCAAAACCCGATCGCGCATTGTGCAATTTTCCAGTATTTACCATATTTTTGTAGAACGGCGACCACATTGTGGTATTGAAATCGCCAACCACCACCAGCGGATTTTTGAGTTGGGCTGCATACTCGCCGATGGCTGCTAGCTGTTGGTTGCGATCGATAAAACTCTGCGGTTTGATCGGCACAGACGGATGAACAAGCAGCATCGAAATAGTTTTACCTTGAAATTTAACATCCGCAGACAGGCTCCTTCTTGTCTGTGAAAAAGCTTTAACAGCAGCATTCTCTAAAGGCAGCTTGCTGTAGATTGCACTTCCATATTCCTCAGATTCTTGCTGCTGGGAAGAATAAGGAAACATTTCCCTTAAAACCGCTAACTCTTTTGCCCAATCTGTGCTGACTTCTACAAAAACAGCGATATCTGGTTGTTCTGATTTCACGAGGGATATCACATCAGCATATCGGCGATTACTCGTTAAAACATTTGAATGCAAAATCCGCAAAAGTTGTCCGGGAGTCGAGCCAGCAAATGCTGGCGCTGGAAAATACCAAGGAACAATTTCGGCTAAATTAATGATTATACAAAATGCGCTTACCAGCAGCCATATTTTTTTCGATCGTACCAAAGCGAAAAATATCAAAGTAGAGAAACTAACCAGGAGATATTGTAGTTTAAAATGAGAATTTAACTCAAAAAGTAGATTAAATTCTCCCAGATAACCTGCGATTGACAAGAGTGCATTTACAATCGCTGCGATAATAAACCATTTTAAGATTGCGTGCTTTAAACTAATAACTTTATGATTGCTACTGTGCAGCACCGCCCATTTCAGCTTAATTTTCAGGTCGTTGGTAATCGGCAATCTATCAATTTCTGTTACCAATTGTTCCGGCTGTTCCAACTCTCGCCGCTGCTGATAAAATCTTACCAGCAAGCTATCTACCACAAAATAACTAAAATAATTGGCAACAAATCCTGCAAATACCAACACACCTAAACCGCTGAGCATCCCAAAGGAAAGGCCTACTTTCCTCAAACCCGACCAAGTAGCTGAATCGCCTGTTTTACCCGTAGCTAATATGGCGATAAATAGCATTAAAGCAGGAAATCCGATCGTGATTGTGTTTCTGATGAGCTTGTCAATCATACAATGTTAGATTTTAGTTTTAAAATAAATGGATATCTTGCAAAAGTCTTTTAAATCAACTTTTGGAACGGGCTCTCCGGCCCATTCCACATAAAAAAAAATTGTGGAACGGGCCGGAGAGCCCGTTCCGATTCTTGCAAGAAATTTAATGATTCAGTTGGTCGGGTGTGGATTGCAAACTGATTGACTCGAAGGTGGCTTGAACAAATAGAATACTGTTTAAATTTCATAAATTTCTAACGGTAAGTTATCTGGATCTATAAAAAAGGTAAACCGTTTTTCTGTAATCTCGTCAAAGCGAATCTCTTCTACTTCTATTTGGCGCGATTTCAAGTAAGCAACGGATGCTTCTATATCCTCGACTGCAAAAGCCAAATGTCTCAAACCGCAAGCTTCAGGATTGTTGACTCTGGCGGGAGGATGCGGAAATGAGAACAGTTCAATCATTGCGTCGCCGTTTCCGACTTGCAAATCTAGTTTGTAAGAACTTCTCTCGCTGCGGAAGGTTTCTTTGATAATGGAACATCCCAAGACTTCTACATAAAATTTCTTGGACTTTTCGTAATCTGAGCAAATAATTGCCACATGATGTATTGCTTTTATTTTCATCTTAAAAAAGTTAGTTGCGTTTTGTAGCACAGTACGGTATCGATAATTATATTTGACTTCCAGGAAAACCTGCTAATACCATTTTCCCCAAATAATAAAACTGTCGCCCCGTGCTTCAAACCCTTATCCCGTAAATCATCCTCAATCTAAAATCTAAAATCTAAAATCTAAAATCTAAAATGGTCTGATTGAAGCCCGATCGCCCTTTATTTTCCCCCTTCCAAATCTTAATCGGTAAAATTCTCGAAAAAAAAGCACCCCACTTTGATAAAATGAGAGTTTTGCAGTCAATTACCCTATTTGCATCTCAAGGAGACCAGCACCATGGCCCGTATGTATTACGACACCGACGCCAACCTAGACCTCTTAGCCAACAAAACGGTTGCTATCATCGGCTACGGTTCCCAAGGACACGCCCACGCCCTCAACCTCAAAGACAGCGGCATGAATGTCATTGTCGGTTTGTATCCCGGTAGCAAATCCGCCGCCAAAGCCACCGAAGCAGGTTTAACTGTTCACCCGGTAGACAAAGCAGCCGCCGCCGCTGACTTCATCATGATTTTATTACCCGATGAAGTTCAAAAAACTATTTACAAAGAACAAATCGAACCTA is part of the Microcoleus sp. bin38.metabat.b11b12b14.051 genome and harbors:
- a CDS encoding VOC family protein; translation: MKIKAIHHVAIICSDYEKSKKFYVEVLGCSIIKETFRSERSSYKLDLQVGNGDAMIELFSFPHPPARVNNPEACGLRHLAFAVEDIEASVAYLKSRQIEVEEIRFDEITEKRFTFFIDPDNLPLEIYEI
- a CDS encoding endonuclease/exonuclease/phosphatase family protein, whose amino-acid sequence is MIDKLIRNTITIGFPALMLFIAILATGKTGDSATWSGLRKVGLSFGMLSGLGVLVFAGFVANYFSYFVVDSLLVRFYQQRRELEQPEQLVTEIDRLPITNDLKIKLKWAVLHSSNHKVISLKHAILKWFIIAAIVNALLSIAGYLGEFNLLFELNSHFKLQYLLVSFSTLIFFALVRSKKIWLLVSAFCIIINLAEIVPWYFPAPAFAGSTPGQLLRILHSNVLTSNRRYADVISLVKSEQPDIAVFVEVSTDWAKELAVLREMFPYSSQQQESEEYGSAIYSKLPLENAAVKAFSQTRRSLSADVKFQGKTISMLLVHPSVPIKPQSFIDRNQQLAAIGEYAAQLKNPLVVVGDFNTTMWSPFYKNMVNTGKLHNARSGFGLLPTWPTFMPLLYIPIDHLLVSKEIGVLKIHTGSNIGSDHLPLITDLVVGR